A single window of Zea mays cultivar B73 chromosome 10, Zm-B73-REFERENCE-NAM-5.0, whole genome shotgun sequence DNA harbors:
- the LOC100192931 gene encoding histone H4: MSGRGKGGKGLGKGGAKRHRKVLRDNIQGITKPAIRRLARRGGVKRISGLIYEETRGVLKIFLENVIRDAVTYTEHARRKTVTAMDVVYALKRQGRTLYGFGG, encoded by the coding sequence ATGTCGGGGCGCGGCAAGGGCGGCAAGGGGCTGGGCAAGGGCGGCGCCAAGCGCCACCGCAAGGTGCTGCGCGACAACATCCAGGGCATCACGAAGCCGGCGATCCGTAGGCTGGCCAGGAGGGGCGGCGTCAAGCGCATTTCTGGGCTCATCTACGAGGAGACCCGCGGCGTGCTCAAGATCTTCCTCGAGAACGTCATCCGCGACGCCGTCACCTACACCGAGCACGCTCGCCGCAAGACCGTCACCGCCATGGATGTCGTCTACGCGCTCAAGCGCCAGGGCCGCACGCTCTACGGCTTCGGCGGCTAG